A stretch of Deltaproteobacteria bacterium DNA encodes these proteins:
- a CDS encoding peroxiredoxin — METQERQPIPRIGDPAPDFKAVSTHGEITLSQYTKAGKWVMLFSHPADFTPVCTTEFIEFARLTPEFEKRNVQLIGLSVDSIFAHLGWEQNIEKNFGQKIPFPVIADRNMAVAALFGLIHPGASDTATIRAVFLIDPNGKVRFLIYYPLSMGRNSQELLRAIDAAQAADKHGIATPVNWKPGEEVIVPPPANETALRERLEMGKKGEVNQTDWYFSKKKI; from the coding sequence ATGGAGACACAGGAGAGACAACCAATTCCGCGTATCGGCGACCCAGCGCCGGACTTCAAGGCAGTGAGCACCCACGGAGAAATTACCCTGTCGCAATATACCAAAGCCGGGAAATGGGTGATGTTGTTTTCGCATCCAGCCGATTTTACCCCAGTATGTACAACTGAATTCATTGAATTTGCGCGTCTGACTCCGGAATTTGAGAAACGCAACGTGCAACTGATCGGTCTCTCGGTTGACAGCATTTTCGCTCACCTTGGTTGGGAGCAGAATATTGAAAAGAACTTTGGCCAGAAAATTCCTTTTCCCGTGATTGCGGATCGGAACATGGCGGTCGCGGCGCTGTTTGGTTTGATCCATCCAGGGGCAAGCGATACCGCAACCATTCGTGCGGTCTTTTTGATTGATCCGAATGGGAAAGTGCGATTCCTGATTTACTATCCGCTGAGCATGGGCCGCAACTCACAAGAACTGTTACGTGCGATCGACGCTGCGCAAGCTGCGGACAAGCACGGTATCGCCACGCCGGTGAATTGGAAACCCGGTGAGGAAGTCATCGTTCCGCCACCAGCCAACGAGACCGCGTTGCGTGAGCGATTAGAGATGGGCAAAAAGGGCGAAGTCAATCAGACAGATTGGTACTTTTCGAAGAAGAAGATCTAA